DNA sequence from the Salvia splendens isolate huo1 chromosome 19, SspV2, whole genome shotgun sequence genome:
CCTCGATAAGGTCAAGTGCTTGGTTATGTGCTCTTAATTCGGAAGGCATCATGCGAGAAGTGTCGGAAATTGTGGCAACCAAGAACATGGCTATTAAAGTTTTATCTGGCCCTTTGGTGGGGGCCGTCTGTCTTGATTCGCCCGGTTCCCTTCCTCGAGCTCTAGCCTCCTTCTCGTTCCCCGCTTGGCTTCCTTCATCGGACATTTTTGCACAACgagagagatgaaggtgtagagaGTATTTTGGTGTGAGAAGAATAATGTGATAAAAATGAGGTATTTATTGGCAATTGTaggaatataaaaaatgaattttgttttttaacaAAGAGTAAAAAAACagctatttttttaaaaatgattactttcatattttttgaaattttaaaaaaataaaactatgtCATAAAATGACACGTGAGAGGCGAGTCGTACCGCCAGGACGAGTCTGAGCTGGGCAAGCGCTGCGTTGCAGGCGCCCTTAGCAATAGCATTGTATTgtgattagggatgtcaatgtagctcGTAACCCGTGGGCTGCCCCGAATATCCCGCCAAaattatagggttagggctggaaatttctagcccgataaaatcaaaacccgattagcccacaacccgttagggccagacccgaaaacccgataaagtttctattattctttttttttacttctaaTTCGActcttcattgattaattttaactaaaaaataactttcaattttatattaaatataaaaaattatatattgaatttttattaatataataattaataaataaattaaaaactttaaattcactaaaaattatttaaatttctaaaacatgcattaaaattccacgaaatatctcaaatattagtatttgatcatgtttatgatggagtttaagcatatatctcaaatatatcataattaaatgttttacattgtacgaatgttagtaattttaataattatttattggattgatcgcatgttaatattatcggtagcaacccaaTTAACCCGTTGGGTTAACCCGAAACCCGAcctttagggttagggttgaacttttataaccttaaagaaatcacaATCCGATTAGCCCACACCcaattgacccgcaacccgagtagggttgccCCGAGACTCgacgggccggcccgattgacatccctaattgtgatatttttccaacacaagaaaacaaaaatccttatcaacaaacaacaaaatgaGGTCACAAATCCATCACGAAATTGAGAAAAGCAAGAGTGAGcgagagaaagaggaagagaaaCATCAACAAAGTTGAGCATGGCTGCTGCCTCCTCAGCCTACGCCGGCTTCTCCATGCTGCCATGGAGAAACAGCAGCCAGAAACTGAAAAAGAGCAGCACTTTCTCAGTTTCGGCCCAGCAAGCAGAAGTCGAACAAGACACGACGAAAGTAGAAACAGAGACGACGAAGCAGCCGGGCATGACCAAGCCACGGCCAGTGGAGCCGCAGTTGAACGTGGAGAGCAAAAACATGGGGAAGGAATACGGAGGGCAGTGGCTTAGCAGCACCACCAGACACGTCAGAATCTTCGCAGCCTACATCGATCCAGAGACGTGCGCGTTCGACCAGACGCAGATGGATAAGCTCACCCTCATCCTTGACCCTACCGATGAGTTCGTGTGGACAGACGACACCTGCACCAAAGTCTACTCCTACTTCCAAGAGCTCGTTGACCATTACGAGGTATCTATCCATCTATCTATCGGGACGTGATCCATCGCTAACTTTTCTcaaattgctaacttgctaactcatcaacgcagcATATTAAATATGTCAATACGATGAGTcagcaagttagcaatttaagaaaagttggcATTATAATCTGTCTATCTCGTTAAACTTAGTGGCGTGAACGGAACAGGGAGCTCCATTGACAGAATACACGCTGCGTCTGATCGGTTCAGACGTAGAACACTACATAAGGAAGCTGCTGTATCAGGGAGAGATCAAATACAACATGGATGCAAGAGTGCTGAATTTCAGCATGGGGAAACCGCGCGTCGGATTCAGCTACGACGGCCAAGTTCCCGATACCTACTGATACTTGTTTCAAAATATATCTTTGCAATAGTATTGTAAAAACACAACAATATCATTTATGCTGCTATGCTATGCATGACACAGCACTGAAATAGTTTTGTGAAAATTCCAACatcaaagataaaaaaaaagagagcaaAATGTAAAAAATTGTCAAAAACATGTGGTCTTAGATCAATTTCTTCAATAACAGCAATGAAAAGGGCTTGCACTTGATAGTCTTGATTCAGGGGTTTAGTCAGACGGTAGCTCCAGCTCGATGTAGCGCCTGTGTTTCCATGGCCGAAACACTCCTTCGCGGCTCACATTCTGAAACGGAGTAAAATTTCAGATCATCGTAACCGAACAGTAGTATGAGGCTCTAACTAGGTACGAAGCACAAAGAAACAAAGCTAGTCTAAAACGGTAAACCAGATAACGGAGCGAGGAGGTCTGAAACACGTATCAACTAGGTTTCTAAGCAGCTGTTTAATGAGTCAAATTGACTAACAAAACTTGATTATTGCTGATTAGATAttgaaaataaaagaatgatAAAACACTAAGCAACAAAGGCTGGTGTAGTATCTAACCTCATGTAAAATGGCAACAACATTtatgtaaaatttaaatatcatcAATCTAACAAATATGTATATTCTATGGTACTATCATGAATGTGTCAACAAAGACAgcataaaagaaaaatacattcaCTAACCTTAAGCCAAAACATGAATCCACGAAGGATGGTCAAGCAATACTCCCGTTTATATCTGTATTTCGTGAGTCTTTTTTGCACATCTGCATTCAATAAGTATACATTAGATAATTCATCCAAGAATCTATGAACTGACATCATGTATCAGAAAGATAAACAGAATAAAATCGAAAATTATTCATAAAGATAAACAGAATCTTCACTGACCGGGATGGTAACAGGCATATAATCCAGACTTGTAAGTTTCCCGGGCCCTTTTGAGTTCCGCTCTGTCAAATGGTTTTCTGAGAACTTCTAAGAGCTCCTTCTTGAATTcgttatcattttttttttcattagggTCCTCATTGAAGTCGAACTCATCATCGCACATCTGTTTAACGCCAAAAAGGAAGAACTTTCGATTACTACCAATTGCTAACAAGAAATTAATAACAGGAATACGAACTCAATCAAAAGGGAAGTAGTTGTGTAAAGAAGAGACGTACGCTTCTGTGAAGTGACTTTTCAGAAACAAAAGGGCTCCGGATTTCATTGTTAAGAACCTTGTCACTGTCTAGGATGACCACTTCTGGAACACTCTTACTGCTACCTTCTCCTTCTTCCCAATCCCCTTCACCACTACAATATACGCGCGAGCATTTAGGACACTTGACCTTTCTAACTCGTCTCTGGATTCCTTTTTGAGGCGGACGAGTTTCCACGTGATGGTCAGGCTCCTCCTTCTTCACAGCAGCATAGGCAGCTTTCGGGCGTGAATCTCCTCGTGCTAGTTTCCTCCTCCTTATCCATGAGTCTCGATTATGCATCTTCTCATGGTCTTTCATTACCGGAGGCTTCTTCTTGTCAGCCTCACGCAAGTGTTTTATCACACCCTTGCCTTTCGCATGTGACTTGCCTTTCGAGCTCTTAACTGGTGTTACTCGAGCAGCGAAGTCACATGGAGACCGTGCCGGCTGCAAACCACTTTTAGGTAACGGCGCCTTATTTTTCTTAGTGACTTGAGCTCTACCACGGTGCCCACCATGCTGGTCTTTGACTTCGCATTTTCTTTTCCTATCCTCAACTTGAAAGGGCCTCTCCACGATCTCAACGACATCATCTGATTCAGATGCATATGATTCAGAATCATCTGATTCAGCTTCATCTGATGCAATTTCATCAGATTCAGTTTCATCCGAATCAATTTCATCCAATTCAGTTTCCTCCTCGGATGAATAATCCTTGTAACGTTGATCAATAATTTTGCACTTTCGTTTCCTATTCATAACTTGCGAGGGCCTCTTCATCACCTTGCTTGGACCAGCCTTATCATTTTCGTCTTCCATTCTGCATTtaaacccacttttcttaacatgcGAGGGCCTCTCCATCCGCCCAATGCCTACATCCGGTTCAGCTTTCATCTTGCGCAAAGCATCCCCATCATTTTGGCGTATGATTCTGCAATTCCCCCCACTTTTCATAGCTTGCAAGTGCCTCTCCCTCTGCTCAATGCCTTCATCTGATTCAGTTCCATCCTCATCATTTTGGCCTATGATTCTGCAAAGTTCCCCACTTTTCTTAGCTTGCCAGGGCCTCTGCATCTGCTCAATGCCTTGATCAACTGCTTCAGTTCTCACCTCGCCTAGACTAGCCTCCTCGTCCGAGGTTAGAAGGTTTATGATAACGGCCTTGTAGGCCGAATCCATTCTGCTTCTTCCCTCCAAGAGACTTTTCAAAATCCGGTGATCGGGCTTTCTCATAGATTTAGCAGTAGCATGCCTTAAATCGGAACTAGCCTCGCTGAGTTCCAACTGTAGATTCTTGGCAATGGGTGTAGTCGACATATTCGCTCACACGGAAATCTAACAACAATGCAGCAAAACCAACATTAGTTTTCTCAGAATTAACAACTggaacacacatacacacatacaatGGGAAATATCAATCTTCAATAGGAAGGGACAATCAATTAAGAGcaactataaataaataaataaaaaatgtggcAAGCATACAGCATAAAAACTCAACAATCCAACTTTCAGAATTAACAATAACTAAACACAAGGggaaaaatcaaatctttaatAGGAGGGAGCATTCAATTAAGAGTAACAGTAAAAAAAATGGCAAGCGTATGTCATAAAAACTCATCAATCCAACATTCGAAATAAATGAACTCCTTTTCAGAATTAACGACGGGAACACATATACAAGggaaaaatcaaatctttaatCGGAGGGAACAATCAATTAACAGtaactataaaaatatttttttttaaaatgtggcAAGCATATATCATAAAACTTCAACAATCCAAcatttgaaataaataaactCCTTTTCAGATTAACAACGGGAACACATATACAAGGGAAAAATCTAATCTTTAATAGGAAGGAACAATCAATTAACAGTaactataaaaaaattttaaaatgtagCAAGCATATATCATGAATACTCAACAATCCAAcatttgaaataaataaactCCTTCTCAGAATTAACAACGGGAACACATATACAAGGGAAAAATCTAATCTTTAATAGGAAGGAACAATCAATTAACAGTaactataaaaaaattttaaaatgtagCAAGCATATATCATGAATACTCAACAATCCAAcatttgaaataaataaactCCTTCTCAGAATTAACAACGGGAACACATATACAAGggaaaaatcaaatcaaacaatCAATTAACAGTtgctataaaaaaattaaaaataaaaaaattggcaAGCTCTATCATAAACACTCAACAATCCATGATTCTAGATAAAGAAACTCCTTTTCAGAAAGAACAACTGAAACACAAATACAAGTGAAAAAAATCCTATCTTTTATGGGTAGGAACAATCAATTAAGAgtaactataaaaaaaataaaattttttgcAAGCATATATATCATAAACACTCAACAATCCAacatttaaaataaagaaactcCGTTTCAAAATTAACAAT
Encoded proteins:
- the LOC121779527 gene encoding uncharacterized protein LOC121779527 — protein: MSTTPIAKNLQLELSEASSDLRHATAKSMRKPDHRILKSLLEGRSRMDSAYKAVIINLLTSDEEASLGEVRTEAVDQGIEQMQRPWQAKKSGELCRIIGQNDEDGTESDEGIEQRERHLQAMKSGGNCRIIRQNDGDALRKMKAEPDVGIGRMERPSHVKKSGFKCRMEDENDKAGPSKVMKRPSQVMNRKRKCKIIDQRYKDYSSEEETELDEIDSDETESDEIASDEAESDDSESYASESDDVVEIVERPFQVEDRKRKCEVKDQHGGHRGRAQVTKKNKAPLPKSGLQPARSPCDFAARVTPVKSSKGKSHAKGKGVIKHLREADKKKPPVMKDHEKMHNRDSWIRRRKLARGDSRPKAAYAAVKKEEPDHHVETRPPQKGIQRRVRKVKCPKCSRVYCSGEGDWEEGEGSSKSVPEVVILDSDKVLNNEIRSPFVSEKSLHRSMCDDEFDFNEDPNEKKNDNEFKKELLEVLRKPFDRAELKRARETYKSGLYACYHPDVQKRLTKYRYKREYCLTILRGFMFWLKNVSREGVFRPWKHRRYIELELPSD
- the LOC121779528 gene encoding NAD(P)H-quinone oxidoreductase subunit M, chloroplastic-like; translation: MAAASSAYAGFSMLPWRNSSQKLKKSSTFSVSAQQAEVEQDTTKVETETTKQPGMTKPRPVEPQLNVESKNMGKEYGGQWLSSTTRHVRIFAAYIDPETCAFDQTQMDKLTLILDPTDEFVWTDDTCTKVYSYFQELVDHYEGAPLTEYTLRLIGSDVEHYIRKLLYQGEIKYNMDARVLNFSMGKPRVGFSYDGQVPDTY